A region of Vitis riparia cultivar Riparia Gloire de Montpellier isolate 1030 chromosome 1, EGFV_Vit.rip_1.0, whole genome shotgun sequence DNA encodes the following proteins:
- the LOC117920803 gene encoding protein FAR1-RELATED SEQUENCE 5-like, whose product MNNKKPLSVITDGDKAMRKAIKRIFPDSCHRLCAWHIQRNAFTNVHVKDFTNHFSKCMFMEGTVEEFECAWNDMLEMFNLHGHKWVTDIYAKRSRWADAYLRGHFFAGMKSTQRCESLNSYLNRFLKTRLKLFEFVKHFDRALSRIRHNEAKAEFETHHSSAVLTTKLYALEKYAGTVFTRQSFLKFRNEMKNAELFFPVSTENHGGYRVHTLTKFRSPDKIWKGDTLNLPGLRSIVDRVFFN is encoded by the exons ATGAATAATAAGAAACCTCTTTCTGTTATTACTGATGGGGATAAAGCAATGCGTAAAGCCATCAAGAGGATATTTCCAGACTCTTGTCATCGATTATGTGCTTGGCATATTCAACGCAATGCATTCACTAATGTCCATGTCAAAGATTTtactaatcatttttctaagtGCATGTTCATGGAAGGCAccgttgaagaatttgaatgtgCATGGAATGACATGTTGGAAATGTTTAATCTTCATGGACATAAGTGGGTGACAGATATATATGCTAAGCGTTCTAGATGGGCAGACGCTTATTTAAGGGGGCATTTCTTTGCTGGTATGAAAAGCACACAAAGGTGTGAGAGCTTGAATTCATACTTGAATCGTTTCCTTAAAACTCGTTTGAAGCTGTTTGAGTTTGTCAAGCATTTTGATAGAGCACTCTCACGTATTCGTCATAATGAGGCAAAGGCAGAGTTTGAGACACACCATTCTTCAGCTGTTCTAACAACCAAACTCTATGCACTTGAGAAATATGCAGGGACTGTTTTCACAAGGcaatcttttctaaaatttaggAATGAGATGAAGAATGCAGAATTGTTTTTCCCTGTTAGTACAGAAAATCATGGAGGTTATCGTGTCCATACATTGACCAAGTTTAGAAGCCCTGACAAGATTTGGAAA GGTGACACCTTGAATTTACCAGGCTTGCGTTCCATTGTTGATCGTGTTTTCTTCAATTGA
- the LOC117920820 gene encoding uncharacterized protein LOC117920820: MSINFASLAGETSKKASPVLQKNRNSRINAIAAKITEESSTPRRTTIRASMSGYQSILQQQPLSQKIEGPELYLISQFLGTEQLKGNGSHSWQSDHNLQLHAEANQGLLLYFSV, from the exons ATGTCGATTAACTTTGCCTCTCTTGCTGGTGAAACCAGCAAAAAGGCGTCTCCTGTTCTTCAAAAGAATAGAAATTCAAGAATTAATGCAATTGCTGCCAAAATAACCGAAGAGAGCTCAACTCCCAGACGAACAACAATTAGG GCATCCATGAGTGGATATCAAAGCATACTTCAGCAACAACCCCTCAGTCAGAAAATAGAAG GACCAGAACTCTACTTGATCAGTCAGTTTCTGGGAACAGAACAGCTGAAGGGAAATGGCAGTCACTCTTGGCAGA GCGACCACAACCTTCAGTTGCATGCGGAAGCAAATCAAGGTCTCCTATTATATTTCTCCGTTTAG
- the LOC117925054 gene encoding probable carboxylesterase 16, with protein sequence MPTVAVKLYSFLFKFTVKHRLQSRIGASPDEADPSGVTSRPEDGVAPANPTFSDGVATKDIHVDDPRGSLSLRLFLPETALSGSDSKSRVRVNRDDSYGGYSPPAGRSGRRLPVMLQFHGGGFVSGSNNSVANDVFCRRIAKLCDVVVVAVGYRLAPENRYPAAFEDGVRALHWVGKQANLADWSRSQWKVGRDTMNDNFGASMVEPWLAAHGDPSRCVLLGVSCGANIADYVARRSVEAGKLLDPVKVVAQILMYPFFIGSVPTKSEIKLANSYFYDKAMCLLAWKLFLPEEEVNLDHPAANPLIPGRGPPLKCMPPTLTVVAEHDWMRDRAIAYSEELRKVNVDAPLLDYKDAVHEFATLDVLLKTPQAQACAEDIAIWVKKYISLRGHEFSY encoded by the exons ATGCCTACTGTAGCAGTGAAGCTGTACAGCTTCCTTTTCAAATTCACCGTCAAGCATCGACTCCAGAGCCGAATCGGGGCTTCTCCCGATGAGGCTGATCCCTCCGGCGTCACTTCTCGCCCGGAGGATGGTGTCGCCCCCGCCAACCCCACCTTCTCCGATGGCGTCGCCACCAAGGACATCCACGTGGACGATCCTCGCGGCTCCCTCTCTCTCCGCCTTTTCCTCCCCGAGACGGCGCTATCCGGCTCCGATTCTAAATCTAGGGTTAGGGTAAATAGGGATGACAGCTACGGCGGGTATTCGCCGCCGGCTGGTAGGAGTGGGCGAAGGTTGCCGGTGATGTTGCAGTTTCATGGAGGAGGATTTGTGAGTGGGAGTAACAATTCGGTGGCGAATGATGTTTTCTGTAGGAGGATTGCGAAGCTGTGCGATGTGGTGGTGGTGGCAGTGGGGTATCGGCTGGCGCCGGAGAATCGGTACCCGGCTGCGTTTGAGGATGGGGTGAGGGCGTTGCATTGGGTGGGGAAGCAGGCGAATTTGGCGGATTGGAGCAGATCGCAGTGGAAGGTGGGTAGGGATACTATGAATGATAACTTTGGAGCTTCCATGGTTGAGCCTTGGTTGGCGGCTCATGGCGATCCTTCCAG GTGTGTTCTCCTTGGGGTGAGCTGTGGTGCAAATATTGCAGACTATGTGGCTCGGAGGTCTGTAGAGGCAGGCAAGCTTTTAGACCCTGTTAAGGTGGTGGCCCAAATTCTGATGTACCCTTTTTTCATTGGAAGTGTCCCCACAAAATCAGAGATTAAACTGGCTAACTCTTACTTCTATGACAAAGCTATGTGCTTGCTTGCATGGAAACTCTTCCTACCTGAGGAAGAAGTGAACCTAGACCACCCAGCTGCCAACCCTCTGATTCCTGGGAGGGGACCACCCTTGAAGTGCATGCCTCCAACACTGACAGTTGTGGCAGAGCATGACTGGATGCGAGACCGAGCCATTGCTTATTCAGAGGAGCTCCGAAAAGTTAATGTGGATGCACCCCTTCTTGATTACAAGGATGCTGTGCATGAGTTTGCTACCCTTGATGTGCTCCTCAAGACACCACAGGCCCAAGCCTGTGCTGAGGACATTGCCATATGGGTCAAGAAGTATATTTCACTCAGAGGCCATGAGTTTTCTTATTGA
- the LOC117920811 gene encoding protein WVD2-like 7, producing MGESACLRRSFSDSSSDPRMGDAIRALGDSISFGRFMSESLAWEKWSSFSQNRYLEEAEKFSKPGSVAQKKAYFEAHYKRIAAKKAAEAEAAANDFPEPEALDEIHNTSSDDLDTVKENSHMIIDESEGQEALNTNTVVDEIHNSSSDELDTLKENSPMIIDEPEGQEEAPILR from the exons ATGGGTGAATCTGCTTGTCTCAGAAGATCATTTTCTGACAGTTCCAGTGATCCTAGAATG GGAGATGCCATCCGTGCCCTAGGAGATTCGATCTCATTTGGGAGATTCATGTCTGAATCCTTGGCATGGGAGAAATGGTCATCTTTCTCTCAGAACCGCTACTTAGAAGAAGCTGAAAAATTTTCCAAGCCTGGTTCTGTTGCCCAGAAAAAAGCATATTTTGAAGCCCATTACAAGAGAATAGCTGCCAAGAAAGCAGCCGAAGCAGAAGCAGCCGCTAATGATTTTCCGGAACCAGAAGCTTTAGATGAGATTCACAATACCTCCTCAGATGATTTGGACACTGTGAAAGAGAACAGTCACATGATAATTGATGAATCAGAGGGACAAGAAGCCCTTAATACTAATACAGTTGTGGATGAGATCCACAATAGCTCCTCAGATGAATTGGACACTTTGAAAGAGAATAGCCCCATGATTATTGATGAACCAGAGGGACAAGAGGAGGCCCCAATACTCAGGTAG